Proteins encoded by one window of Lutibacter sp. A64:
- a CDS encoding beta-N-acetylhexosaminidase — translation MMHIKLFNQVFFFFSIILITSCSGNPQLNLSEAVLFPKPVSVSETGSSFELNAKTKIFVTNDSEELLGIGNSLVSILNPATGFNLAVETGSETSKSNSIYLKISDLDTKFGSEGYKLTISEKNIVIESVTVEGVFRAIQTLRQLLSDEIESTQKQEKQWFIASGEIEDYPEYAYRGAMLDVARHFFGVEDVKRYIDLLAAYKINILHLHLSDDQGWRIEIKSWPKLTTIGGSTEVGGGEGGFYTQEQYKEIVAYAAANYITVIPEIDMPGHTNAALASYPELNCDGKSPELYTGIKVGFSTLCTSKEITYKFIDDVVKELVALTPGPYIHIGGDESHVTDMEDYIPFINRVQDIVNSYNKTVIGWDEIAHADLKNEAIVQFWAKEENAKKGVAQNSKVIVSPSTKTYLDMKYDSLTNIGLNWAGYIELDSAYLWTPDTFIKGVKKENILGIESPLWTETITTMDDIEYMVFPRIIGHSEIGWTPTSLRNWEDYKERLIKHTKRLKLMDVNYYDSKLLSE, via the coding sequence ATGATGCATATTAAACTATTTAACCAAGTATTCTTTTTCTTTTCAATAATTTTAATCACTTCATGTTCAGGTAATCCACAATTAAATCTTTCGGAAGCTGTATTGTTTCCAAAACCAGTTTCAGTATCTGAAACAGGAAGTTCTTTTGAATTAAATGCTAAAACTAAAATTTTTGTAACTAATGATTCAGAAGAATTATTAGGAATAGGGAATTCGTTAGTTTCAATATTAAATCCTGCTACAGGTTTTAATTTAGCGGTAGAAACCGGATCCGAGACTTCAAAATCGAATAGCATTTATTTAAAAATAAGTGATTTAGATACTAAATTTGGGAGTGAAGGTTATAAATTAACGATTTCTGAAAAAAATATTGTTATAGAATCTGTTACTGTAGAAGGTGTTTTTAGGGCAATTCAAACGTTGCGTCAGCTTTTATCAGATGAAATAGAATCTACACAAAAACAAGAAAAACAGTGGTTTATTGCATCTGGAGAAATTGAAGATTATCCAGAGTACGCATATAGAGGTGCAATGTTAGATGTTGCACGTCACTTTTTTGGTGTTGAAGATGTAAAACGTTACATAGATTTACTTGCAGCTTATAAAATTAATATACTTCACCTGCATTTATCTGATGATCAAGGTTGGAGAATTGAAATTAAATCGTGGCCAAAACTTACAACAATTGGTGGGTCTACTGAAGTTGGTGGAGGCGAAGGAGGCTTTTATACACAAGAACAGTATAAAGAAATTGTGGCATATGCAGCAGCTAACTATATTACTGTAATTCCAGAAATTGATATGCCAGGGCATACAAATGCAGCATTGGCATCGTATCCAGAATTAAATTGTGACGGTAAATCTCCAGAATTATATACAGGAATAAAAGTTGGTTTTAGCACCTTATGTACAAGTAAAGAAATTACATATAAATTTATTGATGATGTGGTTAAAGAATTAGTAGCATTAACACCTGGCCCATATATTCATATTGGTGGAGATGAATCTCATGTTACAGATATGGAAGATTATATACCTTTTATTAATAGAGTTCAAGATATTGTTAACTCTTATAATAAAACAGTAATTGGTTGGGATGAAATAGCACATGCAGATCTTAAAAATGAGGCTATTGTTCAATTTTGGGCAAAAGAAGAAAATGCTAAAAAAGGAGTTGCTCAAAATTCAAAAGTAATAGTATCACCTTCAACAAAAACTTATTTGGATATGAAGTACGATTCTTTAACTAATATAGGTTTAAATTGGGCTGGTTATATAGAATTGGATAGCGCTTATTTATGGACTCCAGATACTTTTATTAAGGGTGTTAAAAAAGAAAATATTTTAGGTATAGAATCTCCTTTATGGACTGAGACAATAACAACAATGGATGATATTGAATATATGGTATTTCCTAGAATTATTGGTCATTCTGAAATCGGTTGGACACCAACTTCTTTAAGAAATTGGGAAGACTATAAAGAGCGTTTAATAAAACATACTAAAAGATTAAAACTTATGGATGTTAATTATTACGATTCTAAACTTCTTTCTGAATAA
- a CDS encoding DUF1801 domain-containing protein, translating into MNPIDEYFYNQVEPYQSIMLYLRGVIVKVAPQIEEKYSFKIPFFCIDKKPVLYLNVLKGTNFVDVAFVHGIILEEKYPELKNYNNRKQVRSLQVKSLDNFDELMFSQLLKDAIISVENSKKAWFI; encoded by the coding sequence ATGAATCCTATAGACGAATATTTTTACAATCAGGTTGAGCCTTATCAATCAATTATGCTTTATTTACGAGGTGTAATAGTAAAAGTAGCGCCTCAAATTGAAGAGAAATATAGTTTTAAAATTCCTTTTTTTTGTATTGATAAAAAGCCAGTATTGTATTTAAATGTGCTAAAAGGAACCAATTTTGTTGATGTTGCTTTTGTACATGGTATTATTTTAGAAGAAAAATACCCAGAATTAAAAAACTACAATAATAGAAAGCAAGTACGTTCGCTTCAAGTAAAATCTTTAGATAATTTTGATGAGTTAATGTTTTCTCAGCTTTTAAAGGATGCAATTATTTCAGTTGAAAATAGTAAAAAAGCATGGTTTATTTAA
- a CDS encoding LEA type 2 family protein gives MKKIFVFVLLCCLYSCTVKEAPEFIGVSNIKVAASTKTYITLKGDAMFKNPNDISGKLKTDEIKVFVNGNQMATIATENFDVPAKKEFTIPLKVNIPTDSIFSNKNISGLIGSIFSKKIEVKYKGEIKYTIFGFSESYTIDEVENIKIK, from the coding sequence ATGAAGAAAATATTTGTGTTTGTACTTTTATGTTGTTTGTATAGTTGTACGGTAAAGGAAGCGCCTGAATTTATAGGTGTTTCAAATATAAAAGTTGCAGCATCTACAAAAACATATATTACTTTAAAAGGTGATGCTATGTTTAAAAATCCAAATGATATTAGTGGTAAATTAAAAACTGATGAAATTAAAGTTTTTGTAAATGGTAATCAAATGGCAACTATAGCAACAGAAAATTTTGATGTACCAGCCAAAAAGGAATTTACAATACCGTTAAAAGTAAATATTCCTACAGATAGTATTTTTTCAAATAAGAATATTAGCGGTTTAATTGGTAGTATTTTTAGTAAAAAAATTGAAGTAAAATATAAAGGCGAAATTAAATATACAATTTTTGGTTTTTCAGAATCTTATACTATTGATGAGGTTGAGAATATAAAAATTAAGTAG
- the kdsA gene encoding 3-deoxy-8-phosphooctulonate synthase, protein MDLNLIPNIKHTTSNNFFLLAGPCAIEGQEMALRIAEHILKVTDKLQIPFIFKGSFKKANRSRIDSFTGIGDEKALKILQKVSDTFNVPTVTDIHTNEDAAMAAEYVDVLQIPAFLVRQTDLVVAAAKTGKVVNLKKGQFMSPSAMKHAVQKVKDSGNEKAWITDRGTMFGYQDMIVDFRGIPEMQQFAPTVLDVTHSLQQPNQTSGVTGGRPDMIETIARAGIAVGVDGLFLETHFDPKNAKSDGANMLDLQYLESLLSNLVAIRKTINSL, encoded by the coding sequence ATGGACTTAAACCTAATTCCTAACATAAAACATACAACTAGTAATAACTTTTTTTTACTAGCAGGACCTTGTGCAATTGAGGGTCAAGAAATGGCGCTTCGTATTGCAGAACATATTTTAAAAGTTACAGACAAACTACAAATTCCATTTATTTTTAAAGGAAGTTTTAAAAAAGCAAATAGAAGTAGAATTGATAGTTTTACTGGAATTGGTGATGAAAAAGCTTTAAAAATATTACAAAAAGTTTCAGATACTTTTAATGTTCCAACTGTTACCGATATTCATACAAATGAAGATGCTGCAATGGCGGCTGAATATGTTGATGTATTGCAAATTCCTGCTTTTTTAGTGCGACAAACAGATTTAGTAGTAGCTGCTGCTAAAACGGGTAAAGTTGTAAACTTAAAAAAAGGTCAGTTTATGAGTCCTTCTGCTATGAAACATGCCGTTCAAAAAGTTAAAGATAGCGGAAACGAAAAAGCTTGGATAACTGACAGAGGAACTATGTTTGGTTACCAAGATATGATTGTTGATTTTAGAGGAATTCCTGAAATGCAACAATTTGCACCTACTGTTTTAGATGTTACACATTCTTTACAACAACCTAACCAAACAAGTGGTGTTACTGGCGGAAGACCAGATATGATTGAAACCATTGCCAGAGCTGGAATTGCAGTTGGTGTTGATGGCTTATTTTTAGAAACCCATTTCGACCCTAAAAATGCAAAAAGCGATGGCGCTAATATGTTAGATTTACAATATTTAGAAAGTTTGTTAAGTAACTTAGTAGCTATTAGAAAAACTATAAATAGTCTTTAA